In one window of Mytilus trossulus isolate FHL-02 chromosome 7, PNRI_Mtr1.1.1.hap1, whole genome shotgun sequence DNA:
- the LOC134727216 gene encoding rhodopsin, GQ-coupled-like, producing the protein MSGSSASPDNVTSLPFNGTTSVYDTYGYFIHPHWKQFPPVPDEYHYMVGIYITFVGITGIIGNSIVIWIFSTTKNLKTPSNMLIMNLALSDLVFSAVNGFPLLTISAFNRKWMWGDAACQLYGFIGGLFGLMSIITLAAISIDRYYNIAEPLKAAQFMTRRKAFMMIVLVWIWSLVWAVPPIFGWGAYVPEGFQTSCTFDYISTEPHMRAYMIGMYLGGFVLPLVMIIVSYVLIWKAIRKHENEMLNMAKKMKIEDIRNNQEKANAEVRIAKIAMIIVLLYLLSWSPYATVALIAQFGPAEWVTPYVSELPVMLAKAAAMHNPIVYAFSHPRFRQALHKRVPWLLCCCDVTPARSASTSHSKVTTKRQVSRQVSNDSYYDGRADSEVSSCISQIDDYGQSIEMKKAVSDTSFSRRSNKKPSKSSPMASPDSEDIVRELIQALVSVSNRPPAVQSQYTPNIPPQNNLQNPDNAQKGVYVIDNGKQIDMATYLAHLVATGKTSDTVTKKPGPSLPIVTQNIDNTANVKANEKKAHQDKQIEVQKDHGKDSGTDNKQTRDSSSDEGNSSKVCYSNDAYDKGADDNDKTAVIDDGHV; encoded by the exons ATGTCTG GCTCCTCAGCGTCGCCAGATAACGTGACGTCACTTCCTTTTAATGGTACTACATCCGTCTATGATACATATGGATACTTTATTCATCCCCACTGGAAGCAATTTCCACCTGTTCCTGATGAGTATCACTACATGGTTggaatatatataacttttgtcGGTATTACTGGAATAATTGGAAACTCTATCGTCATATGGATCTTCAGCAC aacgaaaaatttaaaaacgCCTTCAAATATGCTGATAATGAACTTGGCTCTTAGTGACTTGGTATTCTCAGCAGTCAACGGGTTTCCACTTCTTACAATTTCTGCCTTTAACCGGAAGTGGATGTGGGGTGATGCAG CTTGTCAGTTATATGGATTCATTGGAGGATTGTTCGGCCTTATGTCGATAATCACCTTGGCAGCTATATCAATTGACCGTTACTATAACATAGCAGAGCCCCTCAAAGCTGCACAATTTATGACAAGAAGGAAGGCCTTCATGATGATAGTGTTAGTGTGGATATGGTCATTAGTATGGGCGGTTCCTCCGATATTTGGGTGGGGAGCATACGTCCCTGAAGGATTCCAAACCTCGTGCACATTCGACTATATAAGTACCGAGCCCCATATGAGAGCATACATGATTGGCATGTATTTAGGGGGATTTGTACTTCCTTTGGTCATGATAATCGTCTCATATGTTTTAATCTGGAAAGCAATCAGGAAACAcgaaaatgaaatgttaaatatggcaaaaaagatgaaaattgaAGATATTCGCAATAATCAAGAAAAAGCAAATGCAGAAGTTAGGATTGCTAAAATCGCTATGATTATCGTTCTCCTGTATTTACTTTCGTGGAGTCCATATGCTACAGTGGCACTGATTGCTCAATTTGGGCCTGCTGAATGGGTGACACCATACGTTTCAGAACTACCAGTTATGCTTGCAAAAGCTGCAGCTATGCATAATCCTATTGTATATGCGTTTAGTCATCCAAGATTTAGACAAGCTTTACATAAACGAGTCCCTTGGTTATTGTGTTGCTGTGATGTAACACCTGCCAGATCTGCCAGTACTTCTCATTCCAAAGTCACAACAAAACGACAAGTTAGCCGACAAGTTAGCAACGATAGTTATTATGATGGTAGGGCTGATAGTGAAGTTTCCAGCTGTATAAGTCAAATTGATGATTACGGTCaatctattgaaatgaaaaaggcGGTATCAGACACATCCTTCTCAAGACGTTCTAATAAAAAGCCTAGTAAGAGTAGTCCAATGGCTTCCCCTGATTCTGAAGATATTGTACGAGAACTAATACAAGCACTGGTAAGCGTTTCTAACAGACCACCGGCTGTTCAGTCACAATACACCCCAAATATCCCACCACAAAATAATCTTCAAAATCCAGATAATGCCCAAAAAGGCGTTTATGTTATTGACAATGGGAAACAGATTGACATGGCAACATATCTTGCACATTTGGTTGCAACGGGAAAAACTAGTGACACTGTTACCAAAAAACCTGGTCCAAGTTTACCCATTGTAacacaaaatatagataatACGGCAAATGTAAAAGCTAATGAGAAAAAGGCACACCAAGATAAACAAATAGAAGTGCAAAAGGATCATGGTAAAGATAGCGGTACTGATAATAAACAAACACGTGACTCAAGTTCAGACGAGGGTAACTCTTCTAAAGTTTGTTACAGTAACGATGCATATGATAAAGGAGCGGATGATAATGACAAAACTGCAGTTATTGATGATGGACATGTATAA
- the LOC134726598 gene encoding rhodopsin, GQ-coupled-like codes for MSVLTSDLNPEVALSTSTYNVSTSVYDTYGYYIHPHWKQFELVPDHWHFMVGVYITIVGITGIIGNSIVIWIFSTTESLKTPSNMLITNLAVSDLLFSAVNGFPLLSISAFNRKWMWGDTACQFYGFIGGLFGLMSINTLAAISIDRYLHIAKPLSAAKNMTRRKTLMMMMCVWAWSLIWAVPPIFGWGAYIPEGFQTSCTFDYLSTEPHMRSYIFGLYLGGFVVPLAITVVCYGLILKAIRKHEREMEKVVDKLKADDLRNKQNKASMEIKVARIAMIIVTLYILSWSPYATVALIGQFGPSEWVTPVVAEIPVMLAKTCAMHNPIVYAFSHPKFRNALSKRVPWITCCYDVKPSDITSKTNNSSGKRPLSRNMSDDSNYYGSEASSYVTSIGESIPNRSGRLNMQRSRSVESTIGSPEIIIELVRALVTVANRNVEPDHRTNPQVQDVFSVCGGKQEQLAKYLAELLTTAENTSVSTDTKL; via the exons ATGTCAg tgtTAACATCAGATCTAAACCCTGAAGTCGCTCTGAGTACTAGTACATACAATGTAAGTACTAGTGTGTACGACACGTACGGCTATTATATTCATCCTCATTGGAAACAATTTGAACTGGTACCGGACCATTGGCATTTTATGGTGGGAGTTTACATCACTATCGTTGGAATCACTGGGATCATAGGAAACTCAATTGTCATATGGATTTTCAGCAC AACCGAAAGCTTAAAAACTCCATCAAACATGCTGATCACCAATCTGGCTGTCAGTGACCTTCTCTTTTCGGCTGTAAATGGATTTCCGTTACTAAGTATTTCTGCATTCAATCGGAAATGGATGTGGGGTGATACTG CATGTCAGTTTTATGGCTTCATCGGGGGATTATTTGGGTTGATGTCGATCAATACTTTGGCTGCAATATCCATTGACAGATATCTTCATATTGCAAAACCACTGTCTGCTGCTAAGAACATGACCAGAAGAAAAACCTTAATGATGATGATGTGTGTATGGGCCTGGTCTCTCATCTGGGCTGTTCCACCAATATTTGGTTGGGGAGCCTATATTCCCGAAGGGTTTCAGACATCGTGCACTTTTGATTACCTAAGTACTGAGCCACATATGCGATCATACATATTCGGATTATATCTAGGCGGATTTGTTGTTCCGTTGGCCATCACCGTTGTTTGTTACGGGCTAATTCTAAAGGCAATCAGGAAGCACGAACGGGAAATGGAGAAAGTTGTAGATAAGTTGAAGGCAGACGATCTccgaaataaacaaaacaaagcaaGTATGGAGATAAAAGTAGCAAGAATTGCAATGATTATtgttactttatatatattgtcatGGAGTCCTTATGCGACGGTTGCTCTGATTGGTCAATTTGGACCATCAGAATGGGTAACACCAGTTGTGGCAGAAATTCCAGTTATGTTGGCAAAAACGTGCGCGATGCATAATCCAATCGTGTATGCATTCAGTCATCCAAAGTTCAGAAATGCCTTATCAAAACGCGTCCCATGGATAACGTGTTGTTACGATGTTAAACCCTCAGACATAACCTCTAAAACCAACAATTCCTCTGGTAAACGACCACTTAGCCGTAATATGAGTGACGATAGCAATTATTATGGAAGTGAAGCATCTAGCTATGTAACGAGCATAGGCGAATCTATACCAAATAGAAGTGGACGATTGAATATGCAGCGAAGCAGGAGCGTCGAGAGTACCATCGGATCACCTGAAATTATAATAGAACTTGTAAGAGCCCTTGTAACAGTAGCAAACAGAAATGTGGAACCTGATCATCGAACTAATCCTCAAGTCCAAGATGTCTTTTCCGTATGTGGTGGAAAACAAGAACAGCTAGCTAAGTACCTTGCTGAACTGTTGACCACTGCAGAAAACACGTCCGTTTCAACCGATaccaaattataa